ATAACCGAACCCAGGTAGTTTGTCATATCGTCAATTATGCTCTTCGGGTTGAGGAGGACCTGATCTTTGGTAGGACAGTACCCAGCGGATTTTTCACTCAGCATCACGTGGTTCTGCTGGAGAAGTTTAGTATCAGAAGACCGCCTGAAGTCATGTCGTGGATCTATCTGCTTGGGGTGATGGACCTGGCTATCGTTACCCACCGCAGTTGGCCGTCGGTAGTACAATTTCGATGGACATACCGACGGATCGTGGTATGGAGGATCGTCCAAGATGTCTCGATTTTCTAGAAATATTGCTGTGTTCGGATGTCGACCAGCATTCGGTTCCGATGGCActtctgtattattattaacaCTATTCAGTTCTGCGTTCGGCACTTTAAACAAATTTAAATCTGCCGTTTTAATACTATTACTACAATTACCATTGTTCTGTTCAAGGTAGGCAGCGCTTCGCTGCTTCTCGTCTTCTTCGTGAACCGTTTGCGATGAACCGGATATCGCGGAATACCGATGGCTCGCAACGCCTACCGCACTTCCACTTCCACTTCCATCGCAAATGTTATGTGCGGAGTCATGGAACGGCATCGGAGTCAGACTGCCACTTCCCTGTATGCACGGTTTAAACGACACCTGACTGATATCGTCCAACGTCCAATCTCGGTCATAGTTGATAGAACTGTTCTCGATATTGGCCGCAATAATGTGACCTTGCTGGTTAATCTGCGATTCACACTGATGGTCCCCACCAACAGCTCCTATTAATTGTTGCTCGAAACCGCGGACTGTGACCCCAATGGGGACAGAATGATTGCTTACGCTACTTCCTCCTCCACCGCTACCACAGTTACCGCCATTCACGCCAGCGCTTGCAACTGCGGTACGGACGCGCCGGAACTGATGCATCACCGGTGATTGTGGAGGGTGAATTTTCTCAGGGGCATTCTGAATCAGGAGAATCctaaaaaaaagattgaaaagTACCATCTATCTGTTCTCTATTTTGGGTGGTTGTCTATGCTACTCACCTGTTTCTCGCGCGCCATCGATTGCACAAGTTCAAGTACTGCTTACACTGGATGTACATGAAAACAACGCCCCCGGTTAGTCCAACCGTCACCACCACCAGCTTCGTCCAGAAGGGCCATCCAATTAATCCTCGACGCACTTCTTCCGCTGCCCGTTCGATCAGCACACAAAGGGACCAAATCACGCATAATGCGGCCGCACAGTGAAACAGAACAGCGCAGAACAGGCGCCTCCTCTCCACTCCGGACATTTCCAAGCTACGCCACTGTGGGATAGAGAGAAAACAATGGTCGACATTAGCAAGGAATGCTTCTACGAATTAGCCCAATACAAACAGTCTAGGAGAATTACATATGATCGGACATTAAATTTTACGCTTTTATAACGCGAGAAAATTAACAGGTTGAGTTTTTTAGTCCCCGATTAGAATAACATTGTCGGTGAACCCCGTCCTCTTATAATCGGAAAATGATTATTACCCCATTATTCAATATTCGAGATGGACGGCAACTTATGTCGTAATCCAATCGTACAGCTTCCCTCAACACACCGATTATTGTCCGTTTGCTATGTCACGCTGGAAGTATGTTTTTATTTAAGTATATTCGACCAGCAGCTTATTGAGGGAGGTTCGTTCGGGTCGGTTCGGATTATTTTTATGTTCCGTCATAATTTTTAGAGTGGGCTACGAGCTAAATCGGTAATGGTTATTAACATAACGGTGACGTTCCCGTTCAGCTGAAAGTGAGTGAACAGATGTGGCATATTAACGGCATACTGTATAATTttattgtgaattattttaaagCACGCAACACACTCGTTGATCAAGTTGCTAAACTGTTCCCATAAACAGTGCTTGACAAAGACTTTGTTTTGATCCTAATCCTCATCACCAAACAAAAAATGCTTGAATGAGTTTTTTTCTCCCGTCAAATGTGAATTGCCTAATGAGTGTGAACCTAAAAATACAGTGGTACTTTTGGCAGCGCAATCAAGTAGGGGAAATTGAGGGAGAGTGGTAACCCTAAGGAACATTTCCTGTGTTTTCATACCACTACAAtttccgtttttcgaagaatattgtagctcaacttttttttgttcttgataGCAAgtgatttttattatgaaaattgaaaagagtacatttttcattattagaaaaaaaaggttgaaaaatcgaccttttttagtgaggaggtaaagtggtcacctgtggggggcaaagtggtcactcgcacatatcatgctAGAAGCGATGgatttatgcgtgttttatTGCctcaatttgtttaaatcattattgaaatagtagataCATGTATGAAgtgagctaggcctattcataataaaataatatagagtcgtaattaaaattttctcatacatacaaaaacgttgtaggaaacacataacgtttttcataaTGAGGCTTAGTTTTgattggggtggcatatttttcctggatcaaaaccacaaaagggacccctttaagaccagaaggtgataaggtatatcagcttttgaaaacagaacattatcAGTTActactgtaaatctcgacaagtgatgcaattttaagacatttggcatcaaaaattttttcggtgatttttagtttttttaaaaactcaaaatttaacgtttgtgacacgagtaaatgaagtccgaatgagctaatattttgcataaggtatattatcgtgcaaatcaacatttcgtagcaagttccggatgaaaaatcgaggtaactatttttattggcacccaaaaacatacttttcgtttcgtactccgaaaaaaaatcccagAATGCTGATTAtttgacaaacatttttttttttttgagatgacactaattctcgacgtttcatgcaattctaagacatttggcatcgtaaacaatttttcgaaaaccccgatttcccgattttcaaatgttctttctcaaaaaggcataaaaaccctatagttttttcaagaaattgtacaatataaataattatataacaattcataataaaataatatttaaggCTTCTTGTTGTGGATTTTTTTATAGCGATaaccacctccttgaagattgcgtGCGATTGCGTACATCTGAGTATTTTTAAGTTCTGAGGGAAATAgttggagaaaaatgaaaacgtcaaaaaccatatattattggtaaataataaaatgattcatgacaaaaaaaagttggagatgtaaaggataattaaaaataatagaaaaaatacacacatactcatacttgaaagtgtatggacttgaggaaataatatatcaacgaaatGGCATCGAGATTACGTGTAGCCAGAACATCGCGGATTTAAATGATGTGAGCTGCACTTGTTTTCAACTGGGTACAAATAATCCATTCGCGGTTTCGGATCACAGTCTCATTCCAGTTAGCGAACAGACAACATTCTCTCCAAATGCGAGGTTTTACCAAGGTTTTGCACGATACATAGAGAGGATTGGAGAACGGAAGAAATAATAAACagcggtgcaattttgttcgaagGGAGCACCAGGTCGATTTGCATGCTGTTTGGCGGAGAGTGCTACTGTATTTTTGCACGACACGCACACATTGATGTTTTATGCGTTGCCAGAGGTAGATTGCACTGATTGAGAAATTTGAAACAATGGTGCTGATGGAATGGATATATAATCGCCAGTAATTGAATGTGTCACGAGGGTCACAATGAACCATCAGTCATCTATCTTCAACTGTTTCTACAAAACTATTTGTCGGGTCTTTCCAGAGACACAAACATTTTCTAGGAAACAGTTATTTAATATGTTACGATACAATCTAaagtaatatccgaaataatgaaaaatcaatcaatttctaTAGTCTTTTGCTAGGAAAGAGCTTGCTTGAATTGAGGAATGTGTTCAAAGTTTTTGGTGGGTTTTTATGATCGATCATTGAATTTTCGTGAGTTTGAGCCGAATTAATTTTGGCGGCGAAATGCAGCGCATGTGAAGAATGTATTTTCCAGTGGGAAGAGCAATGTTCTTCGGTGTAAACTAATATTCATTCTtaaatttctatgtatgttCTGGCCGGCAATAAATTTGtggtcctacgttaacaatgcggttgtgtcttgaACACCAtccttctttttttgtttttttttcgctttttaaGAAGTTTTTGGGCACCTGTATTTTGTCGATCTCTCGATGTAGATTGAGACGACTTCAGCAAAGTATTAATGGACTGCCATAATTTCGTTGTCAAAGAGGCAGAAAAGATCTTGGCCACGAAAGATTTCCATGAGTTTTCCATTGGCGAGATGCATCGTTACTCTCGGGCTCGGGCTTCCTGAAGGTTTGTACTAAATCAAGATTTTTTGAATCATTCTTAGAATTACATCGAAATACGTCGAAGAGCTCAGTCACCTCTGTCGTTTGATAGTTTTCTTTACCTGGGGGTGTGTGTTCGGAAGCATCCGCCACGTTACTCGGGTCGCGTTGCAGATTTATCATTCAATATGACGAGTCATTAGAGTATTTCCTGAAATGAAAAGACCGGAAGAATGTACACAGCGGATAACCCAACCAGAGAATGGGCATTGAAATCCTCAAGATCTGAGGTTGTTCCAGGAAGATTTGCCAGTTGGTAATCGATTGAACGCAAATTGTGCGGGAGAAGAGGTGAGTGAATTTGCACTGCGACAGCTTGTAAAGTGGTCTAGACCTAAAGCCTTTTCGAATAGAATTTTTTGTATAGCGAGATCAATTTATGGCTAGGACCATTTTGAAGTGACAGTAATTATTCCTTGCTGATGAATTCCGCAGTTATAATTTGGATAGTTATCGTCGTTTCTTAAAATGTTGTCAGAAAATGTTAGTTGAATCCGGAATGAGTTGTGGCAGCTATGTCCGACCTCCGAGGTCGATGAAGAAGATGTTGCATTAGAGTACGGTGACATTGAATCGGAGTACGTACGAAAATTGGATTGCACGATAACTGACGAAAAGAAACAAactacactggagtcgcttttacGAGGGGGATACATgccacgtaaaaaaaaaccgcgtaaatacGGCAATCTGCACAATAAATCTGTTTACACTAGAgtcactttttacgcggttgacATGTGCCGTTccgaaatccgtgtaaaaaaaaccgcgtaaattccgaaatccgcgtaaagaaGCAGACGATTTCGAACAAAGCGAGAAGAATCAATGGAACTCACCAATACAATTCTATAATCTGTGTGATTCCGATGTTGTCGGTATTTTTTGTCAATATGAACGGGGGAGACCGATATTTTGGCGCTTGTGACTGTTGGTTATGTTGTGGCAGATTAATTTTTTTGGCTGTTGTTGTGGTTTTGGATGAGGCAAATTGGGAAATCCGATGTATTGTGGGAAATATCATTTACTGTATTCATGGAATCAGTGGAAATTTGTTGTGGTGTTGTGACCATTGCGCATTTTTGGCTAGGGAATGCTGCTGAATTATGCCCGACCGTTACTGTTGATATTGCATTTGTCCCTTTCACTGAAGAGATGGAGTTTTCGCTTTCAACTATCGAGATGCTAGACCTGATCTATGCTGTTGTCTGTGTATTTCAAGCGCATTGCACCATCTGGTACCACTGCATCTCGCTCATTTAATTACGGTAAAGTCCTGGTAAGCGCCCAAGTTATTTACAAGATCCACAATGTTAAGGCACTCATTGACAGAAAATTTCTGAGATTTGACATTCGAGCTGATTGATTCACACGAGATTAGCAGTGTTTGTAGGTTGCTACTTGCTACTTGGTGGTGGCGAGAGTTATTTCCGTATCGATAATCAGGTACACTGAAATTGGCTTTGCGAGCTACCCTTTCCAGACATCTTCGTGAAAAGGCACCGGTGTAGAGTTGGTGTTCCATGTTATGAATTTAGTTCATAAGTTGTGCTATTTTCGGCGCTTCAGTTCCTACGTAGACGAGACGGCTAGTGATTTGATGGTACTTGACCTGGTTCCAGGGGAAAGTTTAGTtcttgaaaattggaaaatgtcgGCGTATTTGGGATTGCACTCCACTGCTTTGAAGCTGATGCAAAATTTTTATAACTAATCGAAAATCCGTacaatatcgaaaaaaaacgaatgTTTGTGCGGTTTTGGATACAAGTGTAATCAGAACAAATGCTGTCAAAACACTAGAACTGGGTATACATTACCCACAATTATTGTTATTTAACACGTTGTAACCCGAGACGGTCGGGTATGAATGAATGGGGGAGTTGCTAGTGaacggcttaagcgccactcccgaaggAGGCCGTTCACCACTGTTTCGGTGCCCAGCTGAGACTCTGCCAAAGGGCAGGTTTTTTCCTTTGAACCCCCAAACAAAGAAAAGTTTCAGGTTCGACCGTCCCAAGCACTTTGGGAAACGAACTGATTGCTGTGGCAATTGCtagcaacaatcgacctcagatCGACAAAATAGATCCCACTTTTGCCTGCGTTATCATCACAGGTAATGATACCAACGGTCTCCGTATTCCCTTCTCGCTTGGGTGTTCCGGTTACCCAAGCGAGAAGGGAATACGGAGACCGTTGGCAAAAGCAAAATCATCaacctaaaaaaaaaaaacggggaAAGCAAGGCTCGCTACTCGAGTTCCCTTCACAAAACCAGTTTCAAGACTCTGCGTactaacaacaaaaaaaaactaacttttacTTTCAATtccgaaagagaaaaaaaatgtattaaacggttatttataagttcaataatatttaaatttttacacatctatatacaaatatgtatttcctACTCTATACTAAATCAAAATTCCTTAATTTCTCCTTTTTCCTTCACTTTCTTATCTCCATTTAACTTTCTCTTCTACCTTAGACTCCACTACACTATCTATTTTGGCTCGCTAGAACTTTGAAACAAATTTCCTACTAATAATTGTTCTCCTCCATCACAAAAATTTCTCAGGTGCTTCAAAAGTCATTTAATCAATTTAATCAATTTAATCGTGCTTGTCATCCTGTGCTCGTTTCCTCTATCTCCCTCTCACATTCATTCCTTTAGGTATATGGGTGGGTGGTTATTTTTTGTGCGTATGTCATTCACGATCTATGCAATTCATTTGATTGACAATTCACAATTACAACCAGCGGAAAATATCGTGTCATCGCTGGGACctagggtttttgggtatctCAAAATTCATTCAGTGATTCATCTCACGTACGTGGAAATGTAAATTTGTTCTATATGATCATATTATAATATATCAACTCGAGATTCGAACCGGCTACCCTCAACCTGGCAGACCGGACGACTAACTCGCTCGGCTTCGATCGCTACTCATAGGTTTTCACGACCGTACCGGCACTAATTTCGACATGCGCATGGAATTAGTAAAGTTTCGTTTGTTACTCACGACCTTTTTGAGTTCGCTGTCCAATATAACTTTCGATGCTGCTTAGATCAGCGGGGCCTCTTCCCGCTTGTCGATGGTGCCGTTGCACGAATCAGCGGAGTTCCTTCGCTTAAGCCGATCGTCGATGCTAATGCTACTTGGACCAGCTGGACTTCCTCCAGCGGTTGTCGATGTTACTGTTGTTGAGATTAGCGAGGTTTTTTCCCGCTTGACGTGGATGTTGCTGCTGCACGGATTAGCGGAACTCCTTCACTTTCGTCGGTCGTCGTCGCTTTTGCTGCTTCCTGCCAGCGCTTCGCGCTCTTCAGCTCGTGGTTTGCGGTGTGTCGGAATCGCAACTGTCAAACGGAAAATATATGTTTCCACCCACGTGGAATGTCAGCACACATGGCACCCATGGATATAACAAGCACAGATTACCTGAGATTTTACCACGCTTCGCACGATAACACTCCTATTCTTTCTACCTTTTGAGCCACTACTTTTAAATctaggaaaaaataaattgaaatttccAGAAAAAAGAACCCCAAAACTGGCTTGCTCGGAATAACCGCGACTCACTAACCTAAGCTAACACACCGAGGCTCTTGGCAAAGTCCGCCGGTCCAGCCTCTTCCACGATCCAGGACAAAGTGACCGATTAGAATATCTAAATCCTCAGATCAACCAGGCGCGAGATCAATTTTGTCTCAGTTATGTAGTTGCCACAAAAGTGCGCAAGTACATAACATTTCTAAAGTCGATTATCGTAGGCAACAATTGCCTCAGTCATTAAGGCCATCCACCTTTAATCCCAAGTGCCTGATCTTGCCGGACCTTCCGTCCACCCATATTTGGGCACAAAGCACCTGCTCTTTCGCAGAATTTCAAACCTAAAACAGGAACAGCTCTTTcactccccctttgggtgagGATGCAGCTCAACGTTTCCACAAAAGACATGttccaaaacaaagaagaaaatactgAGTGCCGCGTCGCTAGAATGGAATGATTATTGTCATCCCAGTTCTATCGACGTCTGAGCACAAATGCCTCTTGTGAAAAGTTGCCCAAAAGTAGCAGTTCCAAAGCTTTGCAGAATCAAGGGGCCGGCATATCTAAATTTGTGTACCATGCTAcaacgttcgtcgcccaacgcaacgtttctgagtttcttacggggcccaacttgcggataaattattaaatgaatatcaaacttagtttgtggacaacttttacatgatctagcaatatttttttcaatctgaatacgaattgacaacaataacacatgccaaagtcatattatatgggtttcgcaaaaaactgcagtacaagcaattcgtactataaatttataaaaagtatagtataaacattataataatgcgcttattattttattatttttatacatatcctatagttacacttaggtgTCTATTCTATCAAActccttttaaaaatcctactcaatttggacgaggaaagtgtcacccatatctgggtgacggggcgacgaatgTGTTAATCGCAATCGCACCCCAATTGCTTACCTCATTGAACGGCTTGATCTTGGTGTGCATGATGAAGGGAAATTTGCACAGCTCGCAGGCATTCGTTTCGGACGCGGTGAGCCATTGCTGCAGGCAGGTCTGATGGACGAACTTAAGGCTGCCTGAACAGTAGCATGGCGTCAGTAGCGGGTTCAGTGTGTCAGACTCACAGTGACAGATGCGGCAGATGTCACCACTGCTCTGGGAAACTTGGCTGCTGCTGGAGCCGTACCTGTTGATAGAAAGAGAGAACAGAAAGAGTTCCGTAAATTATTTGGATAGAATTTATAATTGTGCATATTAACATCTGCATGTCTCCGTACTCCGCGTTTACAACTTTAATATAGTTCAATAATGTAGACAGAAAACCGTGCAAACGGCCCTCTGCCTAACGGTGTAAGTAATGATAATTTGTTCATGGCGTGATGTACGGTGGCGTGAATAAACTATATTAATTGACTTCCGTGGTGATATTTGCTGCACTTTAGGCCGAAGATTTTTCCCTCTAAGTGTTATCATTGTCGCGCGTGACTATAGATGTATACAGACTACAAGTAACAGTTGGTTGTGTCCTGTCCTTGAACCCATACAgctttgaagaacttttcggtCTGCATGATTGCACCTTTGGGTGACCAAATGTTTGTGGATGCCTGCCCATTGTTAGGGTGCACTCAGTTGCACTGTTGGCATTCAAAGTTTCACTTCAAATGATCTCACACAGACGGACAACAAATTGTAATATACCAAtctaatttggaaaaaaaatggcaTTAATAAAAGGTTCGCAAACTGCCAAAAGGCGTTCCGTTAATGTTCGGACGGACTTTGTATGACGTGAAAAATAACAGTTAGTTATGTTCCTCCAGTTCAGTCTTTCTCTAGCACAGCATAGAAACTaacacttttcatggaaatctaagaacaactatatcggtttggcatggaatgactgagcaCGTAAACAGTTTTGCGAATTCCTCAATTTTTATTAAAcctcaaaatatattttatgtcaCAAATATTTCTCCAATGCAGGTCTTAATATAACTTTAATCTGAACAACTTCCTATCCTAAGCTGCTACTATCCATTCTTCTATAATGTGAGCCTGTCGATGAGCGAAAACCCATATTCGAGCGATGTATACATCCAGCTTCATGTTGAACAGAACCTTTATTTTTATGTAGAGAGCACCCGCGTGAGCGTTTTTGATCAATGATTTCAGTGTGCGAGATTTCGTCAATCCGGCTGACGTCTTCTGTGCGGGTTCAGGATATTCATCAATTATAttgaaatgataaaatttatattgaGGTATGCAAATGTGACGCTGTCACTGTTCTGTCATCTGTCATCTTCGAGGATACTGTGTTCGAGGGTCGAGGGTCGCGGCTGTCCTGCTATTCTTGTGTATCAAAAATTGGGTCACCAAATGTAGGCCACTTCCACATTGCGCACATATAAAATGTGAAACAATTCACCTATCTCACCGTGTCATTGGTAGATCGATTGAATGCCCCCGTATGTGCTCGGGTTGTGCAAACTGCGGACCCGAATCAGTACACACATTCTCTTTGATGACATCCCTCGGGTTCAGGGGGATTATATAGTTTCCGGGGTTGTTCTCACGCCGTGTCTCATTTCAATCGAGAAGAACACCACATTTGGATAATAAATAGATGGTGGATGGCGTAGCTCGCGAAGAGATAATTGCTGGTGTTTCGATTTAATTCCACATTCGTGATAACCATCATTTGGGAGCTAAGCACTAGTTTGAGCGCTAGGTTGCATACCTAACACACATACAGAGCACCCGAGTTTGATATCGTGTCACCTTACAATTACACACGACGATAGAATATGTGAATAGAAGCGACAAGCAGGCAGTGAAAGGGGTTTTTATGCACGGTAAGATACATAGGTAATCTGAGTCGACCTAAAAAGAAGGCTGTTTAATATCACATGCAGCACATCCTAATGGGCTAAAAATAGACCAATGTCACAGTCACCAGGAGAGAAGTAATGAGCGGAAATACATTCGTTGCGTCGGGTGGGGAGATTCTACTAAGCCTTTTTCTCATGTTACTGATCAGATCGGATTGCACCGAGAGCTAGAAGTTTCAATGCTAAATCAATAATAATatgcatttttgtt
The Toxorhynchites rutilus septentrionalis strain SRP chromosome 2, ASM2978413v1, whole genome shotgun sequence genome window above contains:
- the LOC129764962 gene encoding uncharacterized protein LOC129764962 isoform X2 codes for the protein MLPNTHPQWRSLEMSGVERRRLFCAVLFHCAAALCVIWSLCVLIERAAEEVRRGLIGWPFWTKLVVVTVGLTGGVVFMYIQCKQYLNLCNRWRARNRILLIQNAPEKIHPPQSPVMHQFRRVRTAVASAGVNGGNCGSGGGGSSVSNHSVPIGVTVRGFEQQLIGAVGGDHQCESQINQQGHIIAANIENSSINYDRDWTLDDISQVSFKPCIQGSGSLTPMPFHDSAHNICDGSGSGSAVGVASHRYSAISGSSQTVHEEDEKQRSAAYLEQNNGNCSNSIKTADLNLFKVPNAELNSVNNNTEVPSEPNAGRHPNTAIFLENRDILDDPPYHDPSVCPSKLYYRRPTAVGNDSQVHHPKQIDPRHDFRRSSDTKLLQQNHVMLSEKSAGYCPTKDQVLLNPKSIIDDMTNYLGSVITREDEQCSANPQQAQQRYHRHIVTTAGSPSHLFQTTDIQFNSSVGEQPSSRPVSTEDDTLEVNIQVMLELDIGNIRQLLVKKRSDDNISQRTSSLYCQDDPSSPCLGYPDGRPVCSSFSNSRLQQVSAPSHTKIQMPPEYHAVRQPECSSSSTTQFSSNRLKLFKSLPNLSASSENLLPPPKHID
- the LOC129764962 gene encoding uncharacterized protein LOC129764962 isoform X1; this translates as MSISNGKTSSDIENAEWNSTGMLTHHRYGSSSSQVSQSSGDICRICHCESDTLNPLLTPCYCSGSLKFVHQTCLQQWLTASETNACELCKFPFIMHTKIKPFNEWRSLEMSGVERRRLFCAVLFHCAAALCVIWSLCVLIERAAEEVRRGLIGWPFWTKLVVVTVGLTGGVVFMYIQCKQYLNLCNRWRARNRILLIQNAPEKIHPPQSPVMHQFRRVRTAVASAGVNGGNCGSGGGGSSVSNHSVPIGVTVRGFEQQLIGAVGGDHQCESQINQQGHIIAANIENSSINYDRDWTLDDISQVSFKPCIQGSGSLTPMPFHDSAHNICDGSGSGSAVGVASHRYSAISGSSQTVHEEDEKQRSAAYLEQNNGNCSNSIKTADLNLFKVPNAELNSVNNNTEVPSEPNAGRHPNTAIFLENRDILDDPPYHDPSVCPSKLYYRRPTAVGNDSQVHHPKQIDPRHDFRRSSDTKLLQQNHVMLSEKSAGYCPTKDQVLLNPKSIIDDMTNYLGSVITREDEQCSANPQQAQQRYHRHIVTTAGSPSHLFQTTDIQFNSSVGEQPSSRPVSTEDDTLEVNIQVMLELDIGNIRQLLVKKRSDDNISQRTSSLYCQDDPSSPCLGYPDGRPVCSSFSNSRLQQVSAPSHTKIQMPPEYHAVRQPECSSSSTTQFSSNRLKLFKSLPNLSASSENLLPPPKHID